The following proteins are encoded in a genomic region of Primulina huaijiensis isolate GDHJ02 chromosome 3, ASM1229523v2, whole genome shotgun sequence:
- the LOC140972081 gene encoding putative ripening-related protein 1 translates to MNKGTDKIMKNMSLGSFLFIVLLHPHFLEARLQVCKPSGKIKGKTPPPDYCHEDDSICCIKGRYYMTYECSPPVSGSTKAVLNLNSFEEGGDGGKPSKCDNKYHSDHTPVVALSTGWYNSGSRCLKNITISAKGRSVIAMVVDECNSSMGCDKIHDYLPSCDNNIVDASQAVWRALGVPLEDWGDLDIIWTDA, encoded by the coding sequence ATGAATAAAGGAACTGATAAAATTATGAAGAACATGAGCTTAGGATCTTTTCTTTTCATAGTACTCCTTCATCCTCATTTCTTAGAAGCTAGGCTTCAAGTTTGCAAGCCGAGTGGCAAAATAAAGGGCAAAACGCCACCTCCAGATTACTGTCACGAAGATGACTCTATCTGCTGCATTAAAGGAAGGTATTACATGACCTACGAGTGTTCGCCTCCTGTATCTGGAAGTACGAAGGCAGTTCTCAATCTCAACAGTTTCGAAGAAGGTGGAGATGGAGGAAAGCCATCAAAATGTGATAATAAGTATCATTCAGACCACACACCAGTCGTTGCTTTATCAACTGGATGGTACAATAGCGGAAGCAGGTGCCTAAAGAACATTACTATAAGTGCTAAAGGCCGAAGTGTGATAGCTATGGTTGTTGACGAGTGTAATTCTTCGATGGGGTGCGATAAAATTCATGATTATCTGCCCTCATGTGATAATAACATCGTTGATGCTTCTCAAGCTGTTTGGAGAGCCTTAGGGGTGCCTTTAGAGGACTGGGGTGATTTAGATATAATTTGGACAGATGCATAG
- the LOC140972743 gene encoding kiwellin-1-like — MNNTSTGVTLILLILLASCSIEARLQGCQPSGRIEGKKPPPGQCNQENDSDCCKQGKFYTTYKCSPTVSGSTKAILTLNSFQKGGDGGGPSECDNKYHSDNTPVVALSTGWYSGGSRCHNNINISANGRTVTAMVVDECDSTMGCDKEHDYQPPCPNNIVDASKAVWEALGVPEDNWGELDITWSDA, encoded by the coding sequence ATGAACAATACAAGCACAGGAGTAACTCTTATTTTACTGATACTTCTTGCTTCTTGTTCCATAGAGGCTAGACTTCAGGGATGCCAGCCAAGCGGCAGAATAGAAGGGAAAAAGCCACCTCCCGGGCAATGTAACCAAGAAAATGACTCGGACTGCTGTAAACAAGGAAAGTTCTACACGACCTACAAGTGTTCGCCTACCGTCTCTGGAAGCACGAAGGCCATTCTAACACTTAATAGTTTTCAGAAAGGCGGAGATGGTGGGGGGCCATCGGAATGTGACAACAAGTACCACTCTGACAACACCCCGGTGGTGGCTCTATCGACCGGATGGTACAGTGGAGGCAGCAGATGCCATAACAACATAAATATAAGTGCTAATGGCAGAACCGTGACAGCAATGGTGGTTGATGAGTGTGATTCTACAATGGGTTGTGATAAAGAGCACGATTATCAGCCTCCATGTCCTAATAACATCGTCGATGCGTCAAAGGCTGTTTGGGAAGCCTTGGGAGTTCCAGAAGATAATTGGGGCGAGTTGGATATCACATGGTCTGATGCCTAG
- the LOC140972744 gene encoding kiwellin-1-like, with protein sequence MEKHFICSVTILLFFCVLAKTGAQPCRPSGALRGKKPPPGQCNSQNDSECCVQGKLYPTFKCSAQVTNHTKAVLTLNGFGQGGDGGGPSECDNKFHSDDTPVVALSTGWFNNQKRCLKPITIFGNGRRVKATVVDECDSTVGCDAEHDFQPPCRNNIVDASRAVWKALGVPERDWGQLDIFWSDS encoded by the coding sequence ATGGAGAAACATTTCATTTGCAGTGTGACTATCCTACTCTTTTTCTGTGTTTTAGCCAAAACGGGAGCTCAGCCTTGCAGACCTAGTGGAGCCCTTAGGGGCAAGAAACCTCCTCCGGGGCAATGTAACTCACAGAACGATTCGGAATGCTGTGTACAAGGAAAACTTTATCCCACATTCAAGTGTTCGGCTCAAGTGACCAATCATACCAAAGCTGTCTTAACACTCAATGGTTTTGGACAAGGTGGTGATGGTGGAGGGCCATCAGAGTGTGACAACAAGTTTCACTCAGACGACACGCCAGTGGTGGCATTGTCCACAGGATGGTTCAACAACCAGAAACGATGCCTTAAACCCATAACCATATTCGGTAATGGAAGGAGAGTTAAGGCTACCGTGGTTGACGAATGTGACTCAACTGTTGGGTGTGATGCTGAGCATGATTTCCAGCCTCCATGTCGTAATAACATTGTTGATGCCTCTAGGGCCGTTTGGAAGGCGTTGGGCGTGCCAGAACGTGATTGGGGGCAGCTGGATATCTTCTGGTCTGATTCTTGA
- the LOC140972007 gene encoding uncharacterized protein has product MGGFEEEKSMKILWFRPVFNDLRPTFLLQKWWKSLKTKKTMAKSTLAATALLVFSFLFLIISALVFSGSLELAGHTGYSSREPFQEFNKNKTTFEFPLECNTWNHTNSCPLIRNPYLNNFTEDPSPNPQTCPDYFRWIHQDLRHWRQTGITRETVEKARNTAHFRLVIVDGRVYVERFRKSIQSRALFTIWGIVQLTRLYPGRLPDLEIMFDSDDRPVVQEKHFQSPGSEPPALFRYCSDWRSLDIVFPDWSFWGWAETNIKPWRSVLKEIKEGNKRTKWEDRVPYAYWRGNPHVAPWRRDLMRCNLTQQNDWNARLYVQDWIAESQQGYKQSSLGDQCTHRYKIYVEGWAWSVSEKYILACDSPTLLMTLRWYDFFIRGMIPQHHYWPVRENDKCKSLKSAVEWGNNHTQKAKAIGEAGSRFIHEDLKMENVYDYMFHLLNEYAKLLKYKPTIPPNAKELCSESMACSADGNWRKFMEESLEKSPSDLSPCTMPPPYEPQELKAFIDEKDKATREVEAWENEYWNKQNSNK; this is encoded by the exons ATGGGTGgatttgaagaagaaaaatcgaTGAAGATACTTTGGTTTAGGCCTGTTTTCAATGATCTGAGACCTACTTTTCTGCTACAAAAATGGTGGAAATCCCTGAAGACGAAGAAGACGATGGCGAAGTCCACTTTAGCTGCTACAGCGCTACTTGTTTTCTCCTTCCTCTTCCTCATAATATCAGCGCTGGTTTTCTCTGGCTCGCTTGAACTA GCTGGGCACACAGGATATTCTTCTAGAGAACCCTTTCAGGAATTCAACAAAAACAAGACCACCTTCGAGTTTCCACTGGAATGCAACACATGGAATCACACCAATTCATGTCCCCTAATAAGAAACCCTTATTTGAATAACTTCACCGAGGATCCCTCACCAAATCCACAAACCTGCCCCGATTACTTCCGATGGATCCACCAAGACTTGCGCCACTGGAGGCAGACCGGAATCACGCGTGAAACGGTGGAGAAAGCACGGAACACAGCGCACTTCAGGCTCGTGATAGTAGACGGAAGAGTTTACGTGGAAAGGTTCAGGAAGTCGATCCAGAGTCGTGCTCTTTTCACGATATGGGGGATCGTGCAGCTGACGAGGTTGTACCCAGGGAGATTACCGGATTTGGAGATCATGTTCGACAGCGATGACAGGCCCGTCGTACAAGAGAAGCACTTCCAATCACCGGGCTCGGAGCCTCCGGCGCTGTTCCGGTACTGTTCAGATTGGCGGAGCTTGGATATCGTGTTTCCCGATTGGTCATTTTGGGGATG GGCAGAGACAAATATAAAGCCATGGAGAAGTGTATTGAAGGAGATAAAAGAAGGGAATAAAAGGACAAAATGGGAGGATAGAGTTCCCTATGCCTATTGGAGGGGAAACCCACATGTTGCCCCATGGAGAAGAGACCTTATGCGATGCAATCTCACTCAACAAAACGACTGGAACGCACGCCTTTATGTTCAGGATTGGATAGCCGAATCCCAGCAAGGCTACAAACAATCAAGTCTTGGAGACCAATGCACCCATAG GTACAAAATCTATGTAGAAGGATGGGCATGGTCTGTGAGTGAAAAGTATATCTTGGCCTGTGATTCCCCAACTTTGCTAATGACTCTCCGCTGGTACGATTTCTTCATCAGAGGAATGATCCCTCAGCATCATTATTGGCCAGTTAGGGAGAATGACAAATGCAAGTCCTTGAAATCTGCTGTTGAATGGGGAAACAATCACACTCAGAAG GCGAAGGCCATCGGGGAAGCCGGGAGCCGTTTCATCCACGAAGATTTGAAGATGGAGAATGTGTATGATTACATGTTTCATCTGCTGAATGAATATGCAAAGCTCTTAAAGTATAAGCCCACGATTCCTCCAAATGCGAAGGAGCTTTGTTCCGAATCAATGGCGTGCTCTGCAGATGGGAATTGGAGGAAATTCATGGAAGAATCATTGGAGAAGTCTCCAAGCGATTTATCTCCGTGCACTATGCCTCCACCTTATGAACCTCAAGAACTCAAGGCTTTTATTGATGAAAAAGACAAGGCAACAAGAGAAGTTGAAGCATGGGAGAATGAGTACTGGAACAAACAAAACAGCAACAAATAA